A genome region from Planifilum fimeticola includes the following:
- a CDS encoding gamma-glutamylcyclotransferase, translated as MYKLHPSAQAPLDRREGVPLGRYRRMEVEVVWKGERVRAMTYSVVHKAPAEMAPSPSYRRAILNGVDRFLDPSYREKLLRMWQERFGIPPG; from the coding sequence TTGTACAAACTTCATCCGTCGGCGCAGGCTCCCCTGGACAGGCGGGAAGGAGTTCCCCTCGGCCGTTATCGCCGGATGGAAGTGGAAGTGGTGTGGAAGGGTGAACGGGTACGGGCGATGACATACAGCGTCGTTCACAAGGCGCCTGCGGAAATGGCTCCCAGCCCTTCGTACCGCCGGGCGATTTTGAACGGGGTGGACCGCTTTCTCGATCCCTCCTACCGTGAGAAATTGCTCCGCATGTGGCAAGAGCGGTTCGGGATCCCTCCCGGTTGA
- a CDS encoding helix-turn-helix domain-containing protein: MMNTLDLAQTGELIRKIRKERGLRLEDLADENISPATISNIERGIPHVHVDKIRYLLNKLDLDMEQLPELITDKQEEMETMKLRLVSIESMIDCGNVDQAIDELKTFSVPDDHPYSAYISLLRGKSQVKKRKWRRAERELLNAIRIANQNPQAKSSNIAAGSYNELSIISYFNNNVEKALDLVEKGLEVFMEDGERSYFKSVLLGNKALYLEHLDRVPEALRVVEDLWDTIPEIPSIETVLNLYELRSVLLRRSGMYEEAINYAKEGIEIGRINRQTGRLFHLWTALGSVYLNMKKWNKAEIALKTALSVSENMLYPNGLTTVYTKLGILYMNQQKWEEAHKAMSEARKTGERTNDLRRLALAYLVSGDCHRAEGDDSKAVPYYQQALQLARKQRNKKREYAALFRLAQCVEHTNEQEFHQYVEKMYKVQVELSQPEGMGYEEIE; this comes from the coding sequence ATGATGAATACCTTGGATCTGGCGCAGACCGGCGAATTGATTCGAAAAATTCGCAAGGAACGCGGTCTGCGGCTCGAAGATCTGGCCGACGAAAACATCTCCCCGGCCACCATCAGCAACATTGAGCGGGGGATTCCCCATGTCCACGTGGATAAAATCCGCTACCTGCTGAACAAGCTGGATCTGGACATGGAACAGCTTCCCGAATTGATCACCGATAAACAGGAAGAGATGGAGACGATGAAACTCCGGCTGGTCTCCATCGAATCGATGATCGATTGCGGCAACGTAGACCAGGCCATCGATGAACTGAAAACATTTTCCGTCCCCGATGACCATCCCTACTCCGCCTACATCAGCCTCCTCAGAGGAAAAAGCCAGGTGAAAAAGCGCAAATGGCGGAGGGCGGAGCGGGAGCTGCTGAACGCCATCCGCATCGCCAACCAGAACCCCCAGGCCAAAAGCAGCAACATCGCTGCCGGCAGCTATAACGAGCTGAGCATCATCAGCTATTTCAACAACAACGTGGAAAAAGCCCTCGACCTGGTGGAAAAAGGGCTGGAGGTCTTCATGGAGGATGGGGAGCGCAGCTATTTCAAATCGGTCCTGCTGGGAAACAAAGCCCTCTACCTGGAGCACCTGGACCGCGTACCGGAGGCGCTTCGGGTCGTCGAGGACCTTTGGGATACCATTCCCGAAATCCCCAGCATCGAAACGGTTCTCAATCTGTACGAGCTTCGGTCCGTTCTGCTCCGGCGTTCCGGGATGTACGAGGAAGCCATCAACTATGCCAAGGAAGGCATCGAAATCGGTCGGATCAACAGACAGACCGGTCGTCTGTTCCACCTGTGGACGGCTTTGGGCAGCGTCTATCTCAACATGAAAAAGTGGAACAAGGCGGAGATCGCTTTGAAAACCGCCCTTTCCGTCAGCGAAAACATGTTGTACCCCAACGGCCTCACTACCGTCTACACCAAGCTGGGGATTTTGTACATGAACCAGCAGAAATGGGAGGAAGCCCATAAAGCGATGAGTGAAGCCCGAAAGACGGGAGAACGTACGAATGATCTGCGGAGACTCGCCTTGGCCTACCTGGTGTCCGGAGATTGCCACCGGGCCGAGGGGGACGACAGCAAGGCCGTTCCCTATTATCAGCAGGCGCTGCAACTGGCCCGCAAACAGCGAAACAAAAAACGGGAGTACGCCGCTCTCTTCCGCCTCGCCCAATGCGTTGAACATACCAACGAGCAGGAATTTCACCAGTACGTGGAAAAGATGTATAAAGTACAAGTAGAACTTTCACAACCAGAGGGGATGGGGTATGAGGAAATTGAGTAA
- a CDS encoding DUF4870 domain-containing protein, with amino-acid sequence MNALAPSGEEKLLAALCHGSALFFPILLPLIILLLKRDSLFVRNHAREALVFHLFMILVMFLCKLLFIVLIGFLLLGIAFLFYAVTTVIAVIRSLSGGEYRYPFTSQWARNL; translated from the coding sequence ATGAACGCGCTCGCACCATCCGGTGAGGAAAAGCTGCTGGCGGCTCTCTGCCACGGCAGCGCCCTGTTCTTTCCCATCCTTCTCCCTCTGATCATTCTCCTGTTAAAACGGGACTCGCTCTTTGTGCGCAACCATGCCCGAGAAGCCCTGGTTTTTCATCTTTTCATGATTCTCGTGATGTTTTTATGCAAACTGTTGTTCATCGTCCTGATCGGTTTCCTGCTTCTCGGGATCGCCTTCCTTTTCTACGCGGTCACCACCGTCATCGCCGTGATTCGATCCTTGTCCGGCGGGGAATATCGTTATCCCTTCACCAGCCAATGGGCGAGAAATTTGTAA
- a CDS encoding MFS transporter yields MKFLADRKQLDREAWLLLLISGLFAASTALSNTFVNVYLWKINSRFALIGWFNLISYVAMAAAFVVAGRLAKRVDRVVVVRVGVALQAVFYLSVLILGRESAEHVTLLGVFMGIGSGFYWLAFNLLYFEITERDNRDIFNGVNGLLVSAAGIAAPMLSGWIIKRVDQLTGYRIIFSFSLGIFLLAVLISFLLKRRRASGEYRLTDILRLGVRRGTRWYWVSLAMVAQGAREGIFAFLIGLLVYIAAKDEWVLGNFLAISSLVSLVTFYLVGRFMRPDWRDESVLLGSLMMGLVGLPILWELNTWTLFVLGVGAALFSPLYLIPLTSMAFDVIGESRETARFRVEFVVARELSLNVGRISSLLLFLWWVERAPSPEQLRWLVLVVGFVPVFTWLAIRHLPLPEGKRR; encoded by the coding sequence ATGAAATTCCTTGCTGACCGGAAACAACTGGACAGGGAAGCTTGGCTTCTCCTGCTGATCAGCGGGCTCTTTGCCGCATCCACCGCTCTGTCCAACACGTTTGTCAATGTCTATCTGTGGAAGATCAACAGCCGGTTTGCCCTGATCGGATGGTTTAATCTGATCAGTTACGTGGCGATGGCGGCGGCGTTTGTGGTGGCCGGACGGCTGGCCAAACGGGTGGATCGGGTGGTGGTGGTGCGTGTGGGGGTGGCTCTTCAGGCGGTCTTTTACCTGTCGGTGTTGATATTGGGGCGTGAAAGCGCCGAGCATGTGACCCTGCTGGGCGTTTTCATGGGAATCGGGTCGGGCTTTTATTGGCTGGCGTTCAATCTGCTGTACTTCGAGATCACCGAGCGGGATAACCGGGACATTTTTAACGGCGTCAACGGCCTCTTGGTTTCAGCGGCCGGTATCGCCGCACCGATGTTGTCGGGCTGGATCATCAAGCGGGTGGATCAGCTCACGGGATATCGGATCATTTTCAGCTTTTCGCTGGGAATTTTTTTATTGGCGGTCCTCATCAGCTTTCTGTTGAAGCGCCGGCGCGCTTCGGGGGAATATCGGCTCACGGACATTTTGAGGTTGGGAGTCCGACGGGGGACCCGCTGGTACTGGGTCAGCCTGGCCATGGTCGCCCAAGGGGCCCGGGAAGGCATTTTCGCTTTTCTCATCGGACTCCTCGTCTATATCGCCGCCAAGGACGAGTGGGTGTTGGGCAATTTTTTGGCGATTTCCTCCCTGGTTTCCTTGGTGACTTTTTATTTGGTGGGCCGGTTTATGCGTCCCGACTGGAGGGACGAGTCCGTCCTGTTGGGGTCCTTGATGATGGGGTTGGTGGGCTTGCCCATCCTGTGGGAACTGAACACTTGGACGCTGTTTGTTTTGGGGGTGGGGGCCGCCCTGTTCTCCCCCCTGTACCTCATCCCCCTCACTTCGATGGCGTTCGATGTGATCGGGGAAAGCCGGGAGACCGCCCGTTTCCGGGTGGAATTCGTGGTCGCCCGGGAATTGTCCCTCAATGTGGGGAGGATTTCCAGTCTCCTCCTTTTTCTCTGGTGGGTGGAGCGGGCTCCCTCTCCGGAACAGCTTCGCTGGCTTGTCCTGGTCGTCGGATTTGTTCCGGTTTTCACCTGGCTGGCGATTCGTCACCTGCCCCTTCCTGAAGGAAAGCGGCGATAG
- a CDS encoding rhomboid family intramembrane serine protease, which produces MFGHTHIPFRQFPRLFPVVTALFSVQAVFFLIMTFLGGTQYIPNLIRFGALEPLLVSYGEWWRLVVPIFIHIGLFHFLFNSFALYLFGPQLEWLFGRISFLFLYLFSGFVGNLMTYWYMIWFGQTGVSRGVGIDLRPDGGLSVSHHPPGHRAGSEQGIVGHDRDQRSHQHPGSADQFDRPSGRIGHGFSPHRDSASPETMRKGSLRGWHETGTVKMVPVGYANPW; this is translated from the coding sequence ATGTTCGGCCACACACATATCCCCTTTCGTCAATTTCCCCGCCTGTTTCCGGTCGTGACTGCCCTTTTTTCGGTGCAAGCGGTTTTCTTCTTGATCATGACCTTCCTGGGAGGCACGCAATACATACCGAATTTGATCCGCTTCGGTGCCTTGGAACCGCTTCTGGTCAGCTACGGGGAGTGGTGGCGTCTGGTGGTGCCGATCTTCATCCACATCGGTCTTTTTCATTTCCTGTTCAACAGCTTTGCCCTGTATCTATTCGGCCCCCAGTTGGAATGGCTGTTCGGGCGAATCTCCTTTTTGTTTTTGTACTTGTTTTCAGGGTTTGTCGGCAACCTGATGACCTACTGGTACATGATCTGGTTCGGTCAAACCGGAGTGAGCCGGGGCGTCGGGATCGATCTACGGCCTGATGGGGGTTTATCTGTATCTCATCATCCGCCGGGCCATCGAGCCGGAAGTGAGCAAGGGATTGTTGGCCATGATCGGGATCAGCGTTCTCATCAGCATCCTGGATCCGCAGATCAATTTGATCGCCCATCTGGGAGGATTGGTCACGGGTTTTCTCCTCACCGGGATTCTGCTTCGCCCGAAACGATGAGAAAGGGATCGCTCCGGGGTTGGCATGAAACGGGAACTGTTAAGATGGTCCCTGTTGGTTATGCTAACCCGTGGTGA
- the asd gene encoding archaetidylserine decarboxylase (Phosphatidylserine decarboxylase is synthesized as a single chain precursor. Generation of the pyruvoyl active site from a Ser is coupled to cleavage of a Gly-Ser bond between the larger (beta) and smaller (alpha chains). It is an integral membrane protein.), with translation MKDRFLLSLFYLLPKHALSRAVGRWARSPISRFAIPLFIRRFRINLEEAEKPWRDYPNLLEFFIRKLKPDARPVDSSPNTGVSPVDGVISQLGEITEGTLLQTKGVTYRLEDLLGGDSEQAAAFEGGKFVTIYLSPRDYHRIHAPAAGEVTHVSYIPGKLFPVNDFGVRIIPRLFVRNERLITFMRTSLGRIAVVKVGATNVGSIRLNFDPQVSTRSAGGRLRKVYEPPLPLSKGQEMGRFEFGSTVILLFEPGRVEWTSDWVSGTALKMGQPIVRGVGSANH, from the coding sequence ATGAAGGACCGTTTCCTCTTGTCCCTTTTTTATCTTCTCCCCAAACATGCCCTGTCCAGAGCGGTGGGTCGCTGGGCCCGCAGCCCGATCAGCCGGTTTGCGATTCCCCTTTTTATCCGCCGATTCCGGATCAACTTGGAAGAGGCGGAAAAACCCTGGCGCGATTATCCAAACCTGCTGGAGTTTTTCATACGGAAACTGAAGCCGGATGCCCGCCCCGTGGATTCGTCCCCAAACACGGGCGTCAGTCCGGTCGACGGAGTGATTTCCCAGTTGGGGGAGATCACCGAGGGCACCCTGCTCCAAACAAAGGGAGTAACCTATCGACTCGAAGATCTGCTGGGAGGGGACAGCGAACAGGCCGCTGCGTTCGAGGGCGGAAAGTTTGTCACCATTTACCTCAGTCCGCGTGATTACCACCGAATTCACGCTCCGGCCGCCGGAGAAGTAACGCATGTGTCCTACATACCGGGGAAACTGTTTCCGGTAAACGATTTCGGCGTTCGCATCATTCCCCGCCTGTTTGTGCGAAATGAGCGCCTGATCACCTTTATGCGCACCTCCCTGGGAAGGATCGCCGTGGTCAAGGTGGGGGCCACCAATGTGGGAAGCATTCGACTCAATTTTGATCCGCAGGTGTCGACCCGTTCCGCCGGAGGGCGACTGCGGAAGGTGTACGAACCGCCGCTCCCTCTATCCAAGGGACAGGAGATGGGGCGGTTTGAATTCGGTTCAACGGTTATTCTACTGTTTGAACCGGGGAGAGTGGAGTGGACCTCCGACTGGGTGTCGGGAACAGCATTGAAGATGGGTCAGCCGATCGTCCGGGGCGTCGGATCGGCCAATCACTGA
- a CDS encoding gamma-type small acid-soluble spore protein — protein sequence MAFQPKGPAQTNAQQVRQKNRQAAQQQQQQYQNEFASETNAQQVRQQNQQAEARKQQNQQ from the coding sequence ATGGCTTTCCAACCCAAAGGACCGGCCCAAACCAATGCCCAGCAGGTCCGCCAAAAGAACCGGCAAGCGGCTCAGCAGCAACAACAACAATATCAAAATGAGTTTGCTTCTGAGACGAATGCGCAACAGGTTCGCCAGCAAAACCAACAAGCCGAAGCCCGCAAGCAACAAAACCAACAATAA